The DNA sequence ATGTTCATGGATGGCCCGCAGTACGCCGAGCGCCATTTGGTCGTTAGCCACTACGATAGCGCTGGGCTTTTCCGGGCCAGCCAGTAAGCGCTGCGCCTGTTGGTAGCCGGCGTGCGCACTCCAGTCGCCTTCGGCGACGGCGCAGGCGCGTAACTGATGCGCGGCCAGCGCCTGTAACCAGCCGTGATAACGTAAACGAGCAGAAACGGCACCGAGCGGGCCATTTAACAGCGCAATGCGCTGGTGCCCCAGCGCCACCAGATGGTCGATGGCCAGTCGGGTGCCTTGTGCGGCATCAAACATAACGCTGGGCAAGGCGGCGTCAGGGTCGGTGTCGAGAAACAGCACCGGGGTGGTGGTACACAATTGCGCGATACGGGCGGCGGCCTCACGCTCCAGCGGCACGTTGATGATGATGCCATCCACCCGTTGTGACAGGAGCTCATTGACGGCAAGCTGCGTGTCGGCGAGGTGGGCGTCATTTGACTGAGACGCCGCTCCCTGAGCCGTGGGGCGTAGCATCGACATCACCACATTAAAGCCGTGTTCGCTGGCAGTGGTTTTAATCGCCGCCGCAATCTGCGAGGGGGCGTGCAGCGAGAGGTCGGTGGTGGCAAGCCCTATCGTGGCGGCGTGGCGGCGCGCCAGTTGCTGCGCGACGCGATTGGGCACGTAATGCAGTGCCGCCATCGCCTGTTCAACTTTCTCACGCGTGCGCGCGGAGACATGCGGGGCCTGATTGAGCACCCGCGATACCGTCTGATAAGACACGCCAGCGTGTTGTGCTACGTCATCAAGCGTGATGGGTTTTGTCTTCATGCGGTTTTGCTTCCGGGCTTTCTGTCTGGGTCATCTGGCAGCATCATAACCCATGCCGGGAAGCATACCCATAGCGCTGACGGCGCAGCCACATCATGCCGCCAGCGGCGACGAGGGTTGATGCCGGTAATACCAGTCCACGGTTTGGCGAATTAACGCTTCGGTGGCATCAAGGTAGTGCCCTGGGCTGGCCTGTACTTCTGGTGCCAGAATCAGCGGCAGCTCGGTGCAGGCCAGAATGATTTTTTCCACACCACGCTGCTGTAGCGCCGCCGCCACCGGTAACAGCAGTGCGCGCGCTGCCGCTTCGTCACCGGCTTTGTAAGCATAAATGCTGCCCATCACCGCCTCTTGTTGTGCGGCATCGGGCAGTGTGCAGCGCACCTGTTGCGCGGCCAGCGCCTGCTGATAAATCCCGCCTTGCACCGTTGCGGTGGTTGCCAGAATCGCCACATGCTGCAAGCGTTGCGCCTGAACCTGCTGGCAGGCGGCATCAATAATACTCAGCATCTCCACCCGGCTGTGCCGCTTGAGTTCGGCAAACCAGTAGTGAGCGGTGTTGCAGGGCATAATAATGCAGGTTGCCCCGGCATTCTCCAGCACATACAGATACTCAATCATTTTTGCGAGCGGCGAGGCGCTGTGGTGAAGCAAACAGGCGGTGCGATCGGGAATATCGGGAATCGAGACTGCAATCGTCGGAATGTGCTCCTGATCTTTACGGGCGGGCGTGTGGCGGATGAGCTTTTGCATGGCATCCACCGTGGCTCCGGGGCCCATACCACCAAGAATGCCGATCACAGGGTTCATGGACGTTGCCTCACTAAAAGAAAAAGGGGGGGGTGGAAAAATCATCGCAATCAGCCGGGGAAATGTGAATTGCGAAATTCCCATCTGCTATGTATGTTTTGCATTATGAGTGCAGAGTTATGCGTATAATGCGTGGTGAAATCGAGGGGTGGTGAATGCTAAATAATATTGAAACCAAATGGTTATATGATTTTATTGCGCTGGAAGCACATCGCAGTTTTACGCTGGCGGCAGAGACCCGCAACATCTCGCAATCCTCCTTTAGCCGCCGGATTCAGGCGCTGGAAGAGGCGGTGGGGTTCGCCTTATTCGATCGCGCCGCCCAACCGTTGCAGCTCACGGAGCCCGGCAAAATTTTTCATGCCCATGTGCGCAACACGCTCGATGACCTCGAATACCAGATTCATAAACTGCACGGCGGCAGCCAGTATAAAAACCGGATAACCATTGCCGCAGCCCACTCGCTATCGGTGTTTGTGATGCCGCACTGGCTGGCCGACGTTCCTGACCGGCAAGCGATGATTTTTGCCGTTGAGTCTATCGACGTCGATGATGCCGTCCGTAATTTGAAGGAAGGGCGCAGTGATTTTATTTTCTCGTTTCATAATGAGGAGCTACTGTCTGACCCGTTTCGCCACACGCCGATGATGGACTCGATGCTCTATCCGGTGTGTGCCTGCGATGCGGCGGGCAAACCGCTGTTTGACCTGAAAGCGTCTTCGCTGCCGTTACTCAATTATACCGACACCAGCTACATGGGGCGGCAGGTTAACCGCTATCTGGCCACACAGCCGCCGACGCGTTTTAGCGTCAATTTCGTCTCCTCGATGAGTGAATTGCTCAAACGCATGGCGATGCAAGGCCACGGCATTGCCTGGCTGCCGGATTACGCGATTCGTGACGAGCTGGCGCGCCGTGAACTGGTGGTGCTGAAACTGGAGCGGGCGGTGATGAAAATGCAGGTCTATTTATATCGGCTCGATGCGCGGCTGAATATGGCTTCCGAAGCCTTTTGGCGCATCATGCAGGCGCGTGCGCCGGAGCGTTTATGACGGCGATAACCGTTTCCTGAGCACCGGTAACGGAAACAAAAACAGCGGCCACAGCCGCTGTTTTGATAGCACGAATGATGCTAGCACAGGCTATCACGCCTCTTGCCTGGCTTCCTGAAGCACCACGGCGTCATCGTCTTCCTCATCATCGGTCACGCCTTTTTCCAGGCTGGCGACAACCGCTGTGGAGATACTGTTGCCGATAACGTTGGTGGCGGTACGGCCCATATCGAGGAATTGGTCGATACCGAGAATCAGCAGAATGCCCGCTTCCGGCAGGTTAAACATCGGCAGTGTTGCCGCCACCACCACCACCGAGGCGCGCGCCACGCCAGCCATACCTTTACTGGTTATCATCAGCGTCAGCAGAATCAGGATCTGCTGAGTCAGGCTCAGGTCAATGTTGTAAGCCTGAGCGATAAACAGAATGGCGAATGACTGGTACATCATGGAGCCGTCGAGGTTAAAGGAGTACCCGAGCGGCAGCACGAAACTGGTGATTTTTTTCGGTACGCCAAAGCGGGTCAGCGCGTCCATGGTTTT is a window from the Dickeya lacustris genome containing:
- the hypT gene encoding hypochlorite stress DNA-binding transcriptional regulator HypT; its protein translation is MLNNIETKWLYDFIALEAHRSFTLAAETRNISQSSFSRRIQALEEAVGFALFDRAAQPLQLTEPGKIFHAHVRNTLDDLEYQIHKLHGGSQYKNRITIAAAHSLSVFVMPHWLADVPDRQAMIFAVESIDVDDAVRNLKEGRSDFIFSFHNEELLSDPFRHTPMMDSMLYPVCACDAAGKPLFDLKASSLPLLNYTDTSYMGRQVNRYLATQPPTRFSVNFVSSMSELLKRMAMQGHGIAWLPDYAIRDELARRELVVLKLERAVMKMQVYLYRLDARLNMASEAFWRIMQARAPERL
- a CDS encoding LacI family DNA-binding transcriptional regulator — encoded protein: MKTKPITLDDVAQHAGVSYQTVSRVLNQAPHVSARTREKVEQAMAALHYVPNRVAQQLARRHAATIGLATTDLSLHAPSQIAAAIKTTASEHGFNVVMSMLRPTAQGAASQSNDAHLADTQLAVNELLSQRVDGIIINVPLEREAAARIAQLCTTTPVLFLDTDPDAALPSVMFDAAQGTRLAIDHLVALGHQRIALLNGPLGAVSARLRYHGWLQALAAHQLRACAVAEGDWSAHAGYQQAQRLLAGPEKPSAIVVANDQMALGVLRAIHEHGLRVPEHLCVIGFDDTQDSAYFQPPLTTIRQDFAHLGRESVERLVKHLQRPQTLTPLTLATSLVARQTTAPWQAVSPSPGEVAQQLMALARQLQR
- a CDS encoding aspartate/glutamate racemase family protein, yielding MNPVIGILGGMGPGATVDAMQKLIRHTPARKDQEHIPTIAVSIPDIPDRTACLLHHSASPLAKMIEYLYVLENAGATCIIMPCNTAHYWFAELKRHSRVEMLSIIDAACQQVQAQRLQHVAILATTATVQGGIYQQALAAQQVRCTLPDAAQQEAVMGSIYAYKAGDEAAARALLLPVAAALQQRGVEKIILACTELPLILAPEVQASPGHYLDATEALIRQTVDWYYRHQPSSPLAA